The Gymnodinialimonas sp. 57CJ19 genome includes a window with the following:
- a CDS encoding acyclic terpene utilization AtuA family protein codes for MSVLRIGAGAGFSGDRIEPAVDLAKRGELDFLIFECLAERTIAKAQKARLSDPNAGYDPLLEWRMRAVLPVIAMNGTRIVSNMGAANPRAAARLVRDIARELGLDHLRIAAVTGDDVLDQIGDFTLEETGSPAASLKDRLVSANAYIGVAPVVAALDAGADIVICGRAADPVLFLAPLVHHFRWRLDDWERLGRGTLVGHLLECGAQITGGYFADPGKKDVPNLAEVGFPLAEVTADGNAVITKIDGTGGCVTRATCIEQLLYEIHDPASYFQPDVIADFSGVDFTEVGPDRVAVSGATGRAANGSLKVSVGYRDGWKADGQISYAGVNCVARAELAGEILKHRLSKRATGVTATHCSLIGATSIPRKEAMTGSTPSEVRLRFAARCDTLVGAEAVVNEVESLYLCGPAGGGGVSRSVEEIVAIASTMIPAEKVQTGFELLEVSHAVA; via the coding sequence ATGAGTGTTTTGCGTATCGGAGCAGGGGCCGGATTTTCAGGAGACCGGATTGAGCCTGCGGTTGACCTGGCAAAGCGTGGAGAGCTTGATTTCCTCATCTTCGAGTGTCTCGCGGAACGCACCATTGCGAAGGCTCAGAAGGCACGCCTTTCGGACCCCAATGCAGGCTATGACCCCCTGCTGGAGTGGCGGATGCGCGCGGTTCTGCCGGTGATAGCAATGAACGGTACCCGCATCGTCAGCAACATGGGCGCGGCCAACCCCCGTGCCGCGGCACGTCTCGTGCGCGATATTGCGCGCGAGTTGGGGCTGGACCACCTGCGTATCGCAGCCGTAACCGGCGACGATGTGCTGGACCAGATCGGCGATTTCACCTTGGAGGAAACCGGATCACCGGCGGCCTCTTTGAAAGACCGTCTCGTCTCGGCCAATGCCTATATCGGCGTCGCTCCCGTTGTCGCTGCACTGGACGCCGGGGCGGATATTGTCATTTGCGGACGTGCGGCGGACCCAGTCCTGTTTCTTGCACCGTTGGTGCATCACTTCCGCTGGCGCTTGGATGATTGGGAGCGGCTCGGTCGCGGCACGCTGGTGGGGCATTTGCTGGAATGTGGCGCCCAGATCACCGGCGGCTACTTCGCCGATCCCGGCAAGAAGGACGTCCCAAATCTGGCGGAGGTCGGCTTCCCGCTGGCGGAAGTGACGGCGGATGGCAACGCGGTTATTACCAAAATTGACGGAACCGGTGGCTGTGTCACCCGCGCCACCTGTATTGAGCAACTTCTGTATGAGATCCACGACCCAGCCAGCTATTTCCAGCCCGACGTAATCGCGGATTTCTCAGGCGTGGACTTCACAGAGGTCGGTCCGGATCGCGTGGCCGTGAGCGGCGCTACAGGGCGGGCCGCCAACGGATCGCTGAAAGTGTCCGTCGGGTATCGCGATGGCTGGAAAGCGGATGGGCAGATCAGCTACGCGGGCGTCAATTGCGTGGCGCGCGCTGAGTTGGCCGGTGAGATCCTGAAACATCGTCTGAGCAAGCGCGCCACAGGGGTTACCGCGACACATTGTTCGCTCATCGGCGCAACATCCATCCCGCGCAAAGAGGCCATGACCGGTTCAACGCCATCTGAAGTCCGGCTTAGGTTTGCGGCCCGCTGTGACACCCTCGTGGGCGCCGAAGCGGTCGTCAATGAAGTCGAAAGTCTGTATCTGTGCGGTCCTGCCGGCGGCGGTGGCGTGTCCCGCTCCGTGGAGGAGATTGTCGCAATTGCCTCCACAATGATCCCTGCGGAAAAGGTTCAGACCGGGTTTGAACTTTTGGAGGTAAGCCATGCTGTTGCATGA
- a CDS encoding TRAP transporter fused permease subunit has translation MTLPQIQKALAILVGVFVFYTAAAGPFEGLVQRALFLALVTALGFALYPLGAGKSWRPFGLAIDLLLTAIAVSACGYIIWNYERIMSSLPWATTLEMALTAGLVLAVLELGRRTVGIIFPILVSTGVLYALYGNLLPGTLSHRGFDAAFVTETIFLGDLGIWGMLTGVAATVIAAFVLFGSLLLHTGGGQAFMDIAMRLGGQQPGGAAKIATIASGLFGTISGSAVANVATTGNFTINMMIRLGYPRPFAAAVEAVASTGGQLAPPIMGAAAFVMAEILGIPYVTIILGAIIPALLFYISVFLTVHFVAIRRNLAVVPEGDLPEWRTIVAPRRILPIVLAFGGLGLAIYMGRSIATAAFYGVLGLLIAFVLTQAGNVSVREMITKVTDGLEDAGKGMVIIGVLLAGAQVLVSMINLTGIGVTMSTLIVATAGDVVPLVAIIVAGVCLVMGMGLPTTAAYVLVAATLAPAMTAVGVDPLVAHLFVFYYATISVITPPVCVAVFVGSGIAQTNWLPAAGQAVRLGAVTYLIPFLFLLYPGMTMQGTWIEALQGLVAGIVLVIAIPALLSGIRVTGSRVFDIAIMLAAIGIAVFPHPVSPFVALALLAGVYAMRATNRKSLA, from the coding sequence GAGTGTTCGTGTTCTACACGGCCGCGGCTGGCCCTTTCGAGGGGTTGGTTCAGCGGGCGCTGTTTCTGGCGCTTGTCACGGCCCTTGGGTTTGCGCTCTACCCCTTGGGTGCCGGGAAGTCCTGGCGCCCATTTGGCTTGGCGATTGATTTGCTCCTGACGGCGATTGCCGTGTCAGCGTGCGGATACATCATATGGAACTATGAACGGATCATGTCGTCGTTGCCTTGGGCCACGACGCTTGAGATGGCGCTCACGGCGGGTCTGGTACTGGCGGTGCTGGAACTGGGGCGTCGCACAGTCGGGATCATTTTCCCAATCCTGGTATCAACGGGCGTTCTTTATGCGCTGTACGGGAATCTTTTGCCTGGCACGCTCAGCCATCGGGGCTTTGACGCGGCATTTGTGACCGAGACCATTTTTCTTGGCGATCTCGGTATCTGGGGGATGCTTACGGGCGTTGCGGCCACAGTGATTGCGGCCTTCGTCCTGTTTGGGTCGCTGTTGCTTCACACCGGCGGCGGACAAGCCTTCATGGATATCGCCATGCGCTTGGGCGGGCAGCAACCGGGCGGCGCGGCCAAGATCGCGACCATCGCCAGCGGGCTTTTCGGCACCATTTCCGGATCTGCCGTGGCCAACGTGGCGACGACCGGCAATTTTACCATCAACATGATGATCCGCCTCGGCTATCCGCGCCCCTTTGCGGCAGCGGTGGAGGCCGTGGCGTCGACCGGGGGCCAACTGGCCCCGCCGATCATGGGCGCTGCGGCATTTGTCATGGCAGAAATCCTTGGCATCCCCTACGTCACCATAATCCTGGGTGCGATCATCCCGGCGCTTCTGTTTTATATCTCTGTCTTCCTCACGGTCCATTTCGTCGCCATCCGCCGCAACCTTGCCGTTGTACCTGAGGGCGACCTGCCCGAGTGGAGAACCATCGTCGCCCCGCGCCGTATCCTGCCCATTGTGCTGGCCTTCGGGGGCCTTGGTCTCGCGATCTACATGGGCCGTTCGATCGCCACGGCGGCATTTTACGGTGTCCTCGGGCTTCTCATCGCCTTCGTGCTGACCCAGGCCGGAAACGTGTCCGTGCGCGAGATGATAACCAAGGTCACGGACGGGCTGGAGGATGCGGGAAAGGGCATGGTCATCATTGGCGTGCTTCTGGCGGGTGCGCAGGTGCTGGTGTCGATGATCAACCTGACGGGCATCGGCGTGACCATGTCGACGCTGATCGTGGCAACCGCAGGCGATGTCGTGCCCTTGGTGGCAATCATTGTGGCGGGCGTCTGCCTTGTCATGGGAATGGGTCTGCCCACCACGGCGGCCTACGTTTTGGTCGCGGCAACGCTTGCACCGGCCATGACGGCTGTGGGCGTCGATCCGCTGGTGGCGCATCTGTTCGTCTTCTACTATGCGACCATATCGGTGATAACACCGCCCGTTTGCGTGGCCGTTTTCGTAGGCTCAGGCATTGCACAGACAAACTGGCTGCCTGCCGCGGGGCAGGCCGTGCGGCTGGGGGCGGTGACGTACCTCATTCCGTTTCTGTTCCTTCTCTATCCCGGCATGACCATGCAGGGCACATGGATAGAGGCGTTGCAGGGACTGGTTGCAGGCATCGTTTTGGTGATCGCGATCCCGGCTCTTTTGTCTGGCATCCGGGTCACGGGGTCGCGCGTGTTTGACATCGCGATCATGCTGGCGGCCATCGGCATCGCGGTCTTCCCGCATCCTGTTTCACCCTTTGTGGCGCTTGCCCTGCTTGCGGGCGTTTACGCAATGCGGGCCACCAACCGAAAGTCCTTGGCATGA